A genomic region of Tsukamurella pulmonis contains the following coding sequences:
- a CDS encoding potassium channel family protein, whose amino-acid sequence MVSLILMVKRLVDAVVTSWRDRVSRGAAISLVGTVTGATIFYTLTEKWSVLDSLFYAVSVGLPMGNGALGPTTTVSKIFTLIYALVVVGLFVAVGGSLAKATVKNTNRKVARVRRDDAHLEQEEMRLQKKEALLQEQADRVRREAARLGMTLEEDL is encoded by the coding sequence ATGGTGAGCCTGATTCTCATGGTGAAGCGACTCGTCGACGCGGTCGTCACCAGCTGGCGCGACCGAGTCTCGCGGGGCGCGGCGATCAGCCTGGTGGGCACGGTGACCGGCGCGACGATCTTCTACACGCTCACCGAGAAGTGGTCGGTGCTCGATTCACTGTTCTACGCCGTGTCGGTGGGACTGCCGATGGGCAACGGTGCGCTGGGCCCCACGACCACCGTGTCGAAGATCTTCACCCTGATCTACGCGCTCGTCGTGGTGGGCCTGTTCGTCGCCGTCGGCGGCTCGCTGGCGAAGGCGACGGTGAAGAACACCAACCGGAAGGTGGCCCGGGTGCGCCGCGATGACGCGCACCTCGAGCAGGAGGAGATGCGACTGCAGAAGAAGGAGGCACTGCTGCAGGAACAGGCCGACCGGGTCCGGAGGGAGGCGGCCCGCCTCGGAATGACCCTCGAGGAGGATCTCTAG
- a CDS encoding SDR family NAD(P)-dependent oxidoreductase gives MNPQTTALFDLAGRTALVTGASSGIGAAIAQALEGAGARVLRAGRDRDRLGPDGISADLGAGAAALIAQVDGRADAVDILVNCAGSNPRPPLAEIDDVLYREILAVNLDAPFQLGRHYGPRMAARGWGRIINVASTQAHRAFGNSGVYGVAKAGIAGLTRSQSEAWAPSGVTANSLTPGLVATPMTAPVLADPERADYFRRRAHTGTLGAPADFAAAAIFLAGPGSGWVTGQNLCVDGGLSVT, from the coding sequence ATGAATCCGCAGACGACCGCGCTGTTCGACCTCGCCGGCCGCACCGCGCTGGTGACCGGGGCGAGTTCGGGGATCGGCGCCGCGATCGCGCAGGCGCTCGAGGGCGCCGGGGCGCGGGTCCTCCGGGCGGGCCGCGACCGCGATCGGCTCGGGCCCGACGGGATCAGCGCCGACCTGGGCGCCGGCGCGGCTGCGTTGATCGCGCAGGTGGACGGACGGGCCGACGCCGTCGACATCCTGGTCAACTGCGCGGGCAGCAACCCGCGCCCGCCGCTCGCCGAGATCGACGACGTGCTCTACCGGGAGATCCTCGCCGTCAATCTCGATGCGCCCTTCCAGCTCGGCCGGCACTACGGGCCGCGGATGGCCGCCCGGGGCTGGGGCCGGATCATCAACGTCGCATCGACCCAGGCGCATCGCGCATTCGGCAACAGTGGCGTCTACGGCGTCGCGAAGGCCGGCATCGCCGGGCTGACGCGGTCCCAGTCCGAGGCGTGGGCGCCGTCGGGCGTCACCGCGAACTCACTCACGCCCGGACTCGTCGCGACGCCGATGACCGCACCCGTCCTGGCCGATCCGGAGCGCGCCGACTACTTCCGGCGGCGCGCGCACACCGGGACGCTGGGCGCACCGGCGGACTTCGCGGCGGCGGCGATCTTCCTCGCCGGCCCCGGTTCCGGTTGGGTGACCGGGCAGAACCTCTGCGTCGACGGTGGGCTTTCCGTCACCTGA
- a CDS encoding acetyl-CoA C-acyltransferase yields the protein MTTQQSRRAVIVSGARTPFVRAFGDYVRLDSIALADQAVRGLLDRVPAVADGVEAIVWGGVILPAGAPNIAREIALDLGLGHGVEGHTVTRACASGLQAITTAAAAIERGEYDVMIAGGSDSVSNAAVNLPQKLVQAAAPLALGKPSARDYVGAAIGLAPFTGLLPSRPRIEERTTGEVMGESAEKMARIHGITREAQDEFAARSHARAAAAIASGRFDREVVPVTTPDGTTVTRDGLVRADTSAEKMARLKPAFEREGTVTAGNASPLTDGAAAVLLMSEEKARELGLTPLAAIRSWSYVSVDPADEVLIGPAISMPRALEKAGLKLEDVDLVDIHEAFAAQTLSVLDALASPEWAAERLGRDEPVGTIDPERLNVHGGSVSIGHPFGATGARMVTTMANELALTGKDTALLGICAAGGHGASVVLERV from the coding sequence ATGACCACGCAGCAGAGTCGCCGCGCCGTGATCGTCTCCGGCGCGCGCACCCCGTTCGTCCGCGCCTTCGGCGACTACGTCCGCCTCGACAGCATCGCCCTCGCGGACCAGGCCGTCCGCGGCCTCCTCGATCGTGTTCCGGCCGTCGCGGACGGCGTCGAGGCCATCGTCTGGGGCGGGGTCATCCTGCCCGCGGGTGCGCCGAACATCGCCCGCGAGATCGCTCTGGACCTCGGGCTCGGTCACGGCGTCGAGGGGCACACCGTGACCCGCGCCTGCGCCTCCGGCCTGCAGGCGATCACCACCGCCGCCGCCGCGATCGAGCGCGGCGAGTACGACGTGATGATCGCCGGCGGCTCCGATTCGGTCTCCAACGCCGCAGTGAACCTGCCGCAGAAGCTGGTGCAGGCCGCGGCTCCGCTGGCCCTGGGCAAACCGTCGGCCCGCGACTACGTCGGCGCCGCGATCGGGCTCGCCCCGTTCACCGGCCTGCTGCCCAGTCGCCCCCGGATCGAGGAGCGCACCACCGGCGAGGTGATGGGCGAGTCGGCGGAGAAGATGGCGCGCATCCACGGCATCACCCGCGAGGCGCAGGACGAGTTCGCCGCCCGCTCGCACGCCCGCGCCGCGGCGGCCATCGCCTCGGGCCGCTTCGACCGCGAGGTGGTCCCGGTGACCACCCCCGACGGCACCACGGTGACCCGCGACGGCCTGGTCCGGGCCGACACCAGCGCCGAGAAGATGGCGCGCCTGAAGCCCGCGTTCGAGCGCGAGGGCACCGTGACCGCGGGCAACGCCAGCCCGCTCACCGACGGTGCCGCCGCGGTGCTGCTCATGAGCGAGGAGAAGGCGCGCGAGCTCGGCCTGACCCCGCTCGCCGCGATCCGCTCGTGGAGCTACGTCAGCGTCGACCCCGCCGACGAGGTGCTCATCGGCCCCGCGATCTCGATGCCCCGCGCGCTGGAGAAGGCGGGCCTGAAGCTCGAGGACGTCGACCTGGTGGACATCCACGAGGCCTTCGCCGCGCAGACGCTCTCCGTTCTCGACGCCCTGGCCAGCCCGGAATGGGCGGCGGAGCGTCTCGGCCGCGACGAGCCCGTCGGCACGATCGACCCGGAACGACTCAACGTGCACGGCGGATCGGTGTCGATCGGCCACCCCTTCGGCGCCACCGGTGCCCGCATGGTCACCACGATGGCCAACGAGCTCGCACTGACCGGCAAGGACACCGCCCTGCTCGGCATCTGCGCGGCGGGCGGCCACGGCGCGAGCGTGGTGCTCGAGCGCGTGTAG